A genomic stretch from Empedobacter stercoris includes:
- a CDS encoding acyl-CoA thioesterase: MKFHTRKWVKPEDLNPNKTLFGGKLLAWIDEEAALYSIVQLENSHVVTKHMSEINFMSSAKEGDIVEIGIEVVKFGRTSLVLQCEVRNKMTHETIITVDRITMVNLDENGSPKPHGKTQVEYVIDRLNKG; encoded by the coding sequence ATGAAATTTCACACTCGTAAATGGGTAAAACCAGAAGATCTCAATCCAAACAAAACACTTTTTGGAGGAAAACTTTTGGCTTGGATCGATGAAGAAGCTGCATTATACAGTATTGTTCAACTCGAAAATTCGCATGTCGTCACAAAACACATGTCCGAAATTAATTTCATGTCATCTGCCAAAGAAGGAGATATTGTTGAGATTGGAATAGAAGTCGTAAAATTTGGAAGAACTTCTTTGGTTTTACAATGTGAGGTTCGAAATAAAATGACCCACGAAACCATTATTACAGTTGACCGAATAACAATGGTTAATTTGGACGAAAACGGTTCTCCAAAACCTCATGGAAAAACTCAAGTCGAGTACGTCATTGATCGTTTAAACAAAGGATAA
- a CDS encoding Gfo/Idh/MocA family protein, with product MKNFSILGYGHIGRVHQQAIEEAENAQLISVIDFNLPEDLPIKGYSTLESFLNEDQETDVVVIATPNGMHREHAIRCLKAGKNVLIEKPIALTVEDTNEILKVAEEKKLRVFTSMQLRFSPVVQYIKNLLDNNSLGKVFMVNINCYWNRNKNYYKLREWHGNQEMDGGVLFTQFSHFVDIMNFWFNEVVCTNAKSFNFTHQEITEFDDSGCVDFIADDTIGHMIYTTSVFNKNFESNITIIAEKGTIKIGDQYLNQMIYSDLKNVCCSNTISTDQKNFHPNAIAEISEALIHDNNSLLDGKYAVNLVQFISDANHLATQNKQEVKTKNYEISHS from the coding sequence ATGAAAAATTTTTCCATTTTAGGCTACGGTCATATTGGACGTGTACATCAACAAGCGATAGAAGAAGCTGAAAATGCACAATTAATCTCGGTTATCGATTTTAATTTACCCGAAGATTTACCAATCAAAGGTTATTCTACCCTTGAAAGTTTTCTGAACGAAGATCAAGAAACAGATGTAGTGGTGATTGCAACACCAAATGGTATGCATCGCGAACACGCTATTCGTTGCCTAAAAGCAGGAAAAAATGTCTTGATTGAAAAGCCTATCGCTTTAACAGTAGAAGATACAAATGAAATCTTGAAAGTTGCTGAGGAAAAAAAACTTCGTGTTTTTACCTCAATGCAACTTCGTTTTTCTCCAGTTGTACAATACATAAAAAATTTACTTGACAACAATTCTTTAGGGAAAGTTTTCATGGTGAATATTAATTGCTATTGGAACCGTAACAAGAATTATTACAAATTGCGTGAATGGCACGGAAATCAAGAAATGGACGGTGGAGTATTATTTACCCAATTTTCTCATTTTGTAGATATCATGAATTTTTGGTTCAACGAAGTGGTATGTACCAATGCAAAAAGTTTCAATTTTACGCATCAAGAAATTACGGAGTTTGATGATTCTGGCTGTGTTGATTTTATAGCTGATGATACAATTGGACACATGATTTATACAACTTCTGTTTTTAATAAAAATTTCGAAAGTAATATTACAATCATTGCAGAAAAAGGAACAATTAAAATTGGAGATCAATACCTTAATCAAATGATTTATTCCGATCTCAAAAATGTATGCTGTTCCAATACAATTTCAACCGATCAAAAGAACTTTCATCCCAATGCAATTGCAGAAATTTCGGAAGCCTTAATCCACGACAACAACTCTTTATTAGATGGAAAATATGCCGTTAATTTAGTTCAATTCATTTCAGATGCAAATCATTTAGCAACTCAAAATAAACAAGAAGTTAAAACAAAAAACTATGAAATTTCACACTCGTAA
- a CDS encoding MBL fold metallo-hydrolase — protein MAKSNIKIHFLGTGTSQGIPIIGSDHPVCLSTNQKDKRLRSSLLLEKNGKIITIDSGPDFRQQMLRYNAQRLDGILYTHEHNDHVMGLDDIRPLVFKSGEDMNVYGLKRVLDELHNRFPYMFAEHKYPGVPTVIENYIEEDKFEVAGFSIEPIKIMHGPLPILGYLIDDKIAYLTDVKTIPVESLEKLRGVEILIISALRVEHEHFSHILLDEAIRYAELIGAKQTFFTHISHHLGFHDEVENQLPKGKYLAYDTLEIIL, from the coding sequence ATGGCTAAATCAAATATAAAAATACATTTTTTAGGAACTGGGACTTCGCAAGGAATTCCGATTATTGGAAGCGATCATCCTGTATGTCTGTCGACTAATCAAAAAGATAAACGTTTGCGATCATCGTTGTTATTAGAAAAAAATGGTAAGATTATTACGATAGATAGTGGTCCCGATTTTAGACAACAAATGTTACGTTACAATGCGCAAAGATTGGACGGGATATTGTACACACATGAGCACAATGATCATGTAATGGGATTAGATGATATTCGTCCTTTGGTATTCAAATCTGGTGAAGACATGAATGTTTATGGTTTGAAACGCGTATTAGATGAATTGCATAATCGTTTTCCCTATATGTTTGCCGAACATAAATATCCTGGTGTGCCAACGGTGATAGAAAATTATATTGAAGAAGATAAGTTTGAAGTTGCTGGATTCTCGATAGAACCAATTAAAATAATGCATGGACCATTGCCTATTTTGGGTTATCTGATTGATGATAAAATTGCTTATTTAACTGATGTGAAAACGATTCCTGTAGAGTCTTTAGAAAAATTAAGAGGGGTAGAAATTTTGATTATAAGTGCATTGCGTGTAGAACATGAACATTTTTCACATATTTTGTTAGACGAAGCGATTCGATATGCTGAATTAATAGGTGCTAAACAAACTTTTTTTACACATATTTCGCATCATTTGGGTTTTCATGATGAAGTTGAGAATCAATTACCAAAAGGTAAATATTTGGCTTACGATACGTTAGAAATAATTCTGTAA
- a CDS encoding TonB-dependent receptor translates to MMALEQVLTPKQKALEINLNPKIYGSFAEIGAGQETVRFFYRAGAASGTVAKAMSAYDKEMSDSIYGVEENRRYVTQARLKKMLDHEMELMKERLIDDHYKEKAFFTYANTVTTIDYSKKNEGQGWIGLRFKLNAEEEKANEIIFHVKFKENTAQLQQETLGVLGVNLIYGAYYYHDNPRKLIKSLYDTLDKDQLEIDMINFRGPQFKYVDNRLMSLQLVKNGMTDVAVFNPQGKNILPADLLYKKNIFAIRGSFRPFMNVNMDMFKGGLEIFKQEDNVRTDNTEILFEITLSNLIASGFEGELNERDFLDRADIIGSLGHNVIISNFSEYYKLVDYFSKFTRNQTKIGLAMGVNNLVEIFNEQYYADLPGGIMEAFGKLFKKNVKVYLYPYLDKQKDILLTSKNLQVSDNVHELYKYFLYNGRIQDILNYNRGYLDSYSRRILEKIANAEQDWENECPEGVADMIKDRGMFGYKLKYILE, encoded by the coding sequence ATTATGGCATTAGAACAAGTTCTTACTCCTAAACAAAAAGCTTTAGAGATCAATTTGAATCCGAAAATATACGGTTCTTTTGCAGAAATTGGAGCAGGTCAAGAGACTGTTCGTTTTTTTTATCGCGCTGGTGCAGCTTCAGGTACTGTTGCGAAAGCAATGAGTGCATATGACAAAGAGATGTCTGATTCTATCTATGGTGTTGAGGAAAATCGTCGTTATGTAACACAAGCTCGTCTTAAAAAAATGTTGGATCATGAGATGGAATTGATGAAAGAACGTCTTATTGATGATCATTACAAAGAGAAAGCATTTTTTACTTATGCAAATACGGTTACTACTATTGATTATTCGAAAAAGAATGAAGGTCAAGGTTGGATAGGTTTACGTTTCAAATTGAATGCAGAAGAAGAAAAAGCAAATGAAATTATTTTTCATGTAAAATTCAAAGAAAATACAGCGCAATTACAACAAGAAACATTAGGTGTTTTGGGTGTAAACTTAATTTATGGCGCTTATTATTACCATGATAACCCAAGAAAATTAATCAAGTCTTTGTATGATACGTTGGATAAAGATCAATTAGAAATTGATATGATTAATTTCCGTGGTCCGCAATTTAAATATGTTGATAATCGTTTGATGTCGCTTCAATTGGTTAAAAATGGAATGACAGATGTTGCGGTTTTCAATCCACAAGGGAAAAATATTCTTCCAGCAGATTTACTTTACAAGAAAAATATCTTTGCTATTCGTGGTTCTTTCCGTCCTTTTATGAACGTGAATATGGACATGTTCAAAGGTGGATTAGAAATTTTTAAACAAGAAGATAATGTACGAACAGATAACACCGAAATTTTATTCGAGATTACACTTTCTAATCTGATTGCTTCTGGTTTTGAAGGCGAATTAAACGAACGTGATTTCTTAGATCGTGCTGATATAATTGGAAGTTTAGGTCACAATGTTATCATTTCTAACTTTTCTGAATATTATAAATTAGTTGACTATTTCTCAAAATTCACTCGAAATCAAACCAAAATTGGGTTAGCAATGGGTGTTAATAATTTGGTCGAGATTTTCAATGAACAATATTATGCTGATTTACCTGGTGGAATTATGGAAGCTTTCGGAAAATTGTTCAAGAAAAATGTAAAAGTTTATTTATATCCATATTTAGACAAACAAAAAGATATTTTACTAACTTCTAAAAATCTACAAGTAAGTGACAACGTACACGAATTGTACAAATATTTCTTGTATAATGGACGAATTCAAGATATTCTGAATTATAACAGAGGTTATTTAGATTCTTATTCGCGTCGAATTTTAGAAAAAATTGCCAATGCTGAACAAGATTGGGAGAACGAATGTCCAGAAGGTGTTGCTGATATGATCAAAGATCGTGGCATGTTTGGCTATAAATTGAAGTATATTTTGGAGTAA
- the recA gene encoding recombinase RecA, with translation MSDLDNKKKALQLILDKMDKAYGKGTVMRMGDSAVDDKIEVISSGSLGLDLALGVGGYPRGRVIEIYGPESSGKTTLTLHAIAEAQKAGGIAAFIDAEHAFDRFYASKLGVDVENLIISQPDNGEQALEIADNLIRSGAIDIIVIDSVAALTPKAEIEGEMGDSRMGLQARLMSQALRKLTGTINKTKCTAIFINQLREKIGVMFGNPETTTGGNALKFYASVRLDIRRSTQIKNGDEVIGNHSKVKVVKNKVAPPFRQAEFDIMYGEGISKVGEVLDMGVEKGIVNKSGSWYSYNDSKLGQGRDAVKEVLKDNPELCEEIEAKIVALIKGEPVTGEVSVDDPADLLED, from the coding sequence ATGAGCGATTTAGATAATAAAAAGAAAGCACTACAGCTGATTTTAGATAAAATGGACAAAGCTTACGGTAAAGGAACTGTAATGCGTATGGGAGATTCGGCTGTTGATGATAAGATAGAAGTCATCTCTTCAGGATCTTTGGGATTAGATTTAGCGTTAGGTGTAGGAGGTTATCCTCGAGGACGTGTAATCGAAATCTACGGACCAGAATCTTCAGGTAAAACAACCTTAACGTTACACGCAATTGCAGAAGCTCAGAAAGCAGGTGGTATTGCAGCATTTATTGATGCAGAACATGCTTTTGACCGTTTTTATGCATCTAAATTAGGGGTTGATGTAGAAAACTTAATTATTTCTCAACCAGATAATGGTGAGCAAGCGTTAGAAATTGCTGATAATTTAATTCGTTCAGGTGCGATAGATATTATTGTAATTGACTCGGTAGCAGCATTAACGCCAAAAGCGGAGATCGAAGGTGAAATGGGTGATTCTCGTATGGGATTACAAGCTCGTTTGATGTCGCAAGCGTTACGTAAGTTGACAGGTACAATTAACAAAACAAAGTGTACTGCAATTTTCATTAACCAGTTACGTGAAAAAATTGGTGTAATGTTCGGAAATCCAGAAACAACAACAGGTGGTAATGCGTTAAAATTCTATGCTTCTGTTCGTTTAGATATTCGCCGTTCAACTCAAATTAAAAATGGAGACGAAGTAATCGGAAATCACTCGAAAGTAAAAGTTGTTAAAAACAAAGTTGCTCCTCCATTCCGTCAAGCTGAGTTTGATATTATGTATGGTGAAGGAATTTCTAAAGTAGGAGAAGTTTTGGATATGGGGGTTGAGAAAGGAATTGTAAACAAATCTGGTTCTTGGTATTCGTATAATGATAGCAAATTAGGACAAGGCCGTGATGCTGTAAAAGAAGTATTGAAAGATAATCCTGAATTGTGTGAAGAAATTGAAGCGAAAATTGTTGCTTTAATTAAAGGAGAACCTGTTACGGGTGAAGTTTCTGTTGATGATCCAGCTGATTTATTAGAAGATTAA